The genome window TGCAAGTGACCGGGCGAATCGGCAAGTTCAACAGCCCATTCATCTTGGATTCATACCCGTTATTTTAACTGGATGGGGCGATGGAGATTTTCAATTGTTTTTCTTCTGATTCCTTAGATGAAGGCTCCGTAATTCCTCTGTCTAGAAGGATTGTACGAGTACGTGTATCACTTCGGGATGCCAGAACAACCTCGCCATCAGGTGTTATACAATAGGAAATTGGAATGGAGATCTCGCTGTCGCGGTAGGAACCATCCGCATGGCTTGTCCCCATGACAATACAATGCTGCTGCATGGCGATCTTACTCGCCTCTTCAACCCACTCACTGTACTGCTCTTCACTGAACATCCCCACACCAATGGAATGCATCACAATATCCACATTTCCTATACTCTCGTTGGAAAATCCTTGCAGGACAAGCTCATCACACAACAACGTGCTTATTTTCCACCCCTGTTCCACGATCGTCTCAGCAGGTGTATATTTAGCTTTCTCCAATACAATCTCTCCAGCTTTACTGATGATGATCGATCGGTCCTTCGGACGTTCTTGCAACCTGCGATGACCTGATACAATCATGGTTCCGTATTCAGCCGCCAAGCGGCAAGCGTCTTCGACATTCTGGTTGAGATAACCTTCAGGATAGAATATTATATCCGCATCTGGGTGTTGCTTAAGTTCGGCTTCAAGCTGCAGCAGATGCTGTTCCAGCCTGGGTTGTCCAATGATAATTTTCATTCGGTATCCCCCGTTCAATAATAAAAACCGGTTCATACCTGAATAAGGTACGAAACCGGCTTAAAGGTTGTACGAGCAGTATTCATGCGCATCGTATTTGCTTCAAGAGTAATTGATTCTCATGTTATTGTTCGATAAATCAATTACCTTTACAGTTCAGTGCTATGTAGTTAGGCATTTCTACGTTCAATACTATCATATATAGCCTGCCCATCATAGCTTCGATCTGTACCGATGTCTTTCACAAAGAGGGCGCTGCCTGCGGCACTATTCGCATTAACAGACAGCACGCTAAACGCACCCACAATCCACATTAATGGATATAATGCAACGGATAAGGCTTTTTTCATACCGTTGTCTCCTTTTCTGTTGAAATAGTTGATTGGTTTAATATCCCATTAATACGATTAAAACCCAATTAGGTTTCAATTTTATATACAACCATCCCTATTTCTATACATATAGGAGACAAGACTACAATGCTCCGTTCAGATTAACTCAAAACTCTGGAGCAACGCTGCCGCCTCTTCATGTTGCGGTTCCAGAGCGAGCACTTGATGGGTATAGGAAAGTGTTTCTTCTTCCAGTTCAAGTTCATAACAGCACACGGCCAAGTCGTACAAGACGGCTGGATTATGGTTACTTGGATCTGCAACCAATGATATCTCCAGAAACCGTTTCGCATCCTCATACATATACATTTCATATAATAGCTGCCCTGCCAGAAATGCAAGCCCCCCTTGCTGTTCCATCACATAATAGGACGACCACATCGTATGAATACCAGACTGAATATCGAGCATTTCCTCATCACTTGCATCAGGAAGAAGACTGGAGATGTGCGTCGCACTATGGATTAAGAACTCAGCGTCATATCCACCCAGACGCCAGAACGGCAATATATGCTTCAACTCCATAGTCTCTATTTGAGAGTCTACCCATTGTTTCATGCTAAAAAAGTCATCCGGTCCGAAACGTTCCACAAATCGATGATAGGCCAGACGTGTGTTCACGAAACTGATTGGTTCATCCACCATCAACATGCACCCGACATTCAGATCTTTATAATGATGTGTTGTGAATCGAGTATGTGCTCCCTGTTGTTCCAAAACATATTGAATCGCATGGTAGTTGGCTGTCAAAGAAAAACTTCCATGAAGAACGAATTCAGGTGGCTCTGCGAACTTCCAGTTATCCAGACGATGATCCCCTTTATCAGCAGTAATCAACACATAACCTGACTGCGACAGCTTGTTTAACCGTTCAAGACAGGACAAGCCAATTGCGGGAAAAAGGATGTGCGAGTCCTCCAGCTCCTCTTTGTACAATGTGATAAGGCTCTTGTATGGATAGTTATCTGCACTGTATTCAGGCGCCCGGCGATACTCATAACTGAGCGTCATGTTCTTCAACATCTCAGCGGGATCCAGATCATGACGACGATCAGGAGACTGAACGAGCAGATCACACTCATATATCTCGCCAGACCCAATATAGATTAGTTCCTGCGGAATGCTGTCAAAAAAGTAATTGGCAATCAGCAACAACGGTTGTTTCAGATCACCGGGCCGTATAACCGTGCCTGCGACGACCAGATTTAATTCTGTATCCTTTACAGCGTCAAAACGTGCAAAATCCACTATGCCTTGTTGAATAAAGGATTGCATGGATGGATGCTCTTGCCAACCGAGCACATTCTCCGCTACAAGATCGGTCATTACATATCTGAAAGGTGGTAACTGTATTCCCGCAAATTGTTTGAGTTCCAGCAGCTTCAAGAGAATTTGATGCGCCAAACGCCCGACTCCTGCCCCAAGTTCCAGAATGGTGACGGTCTCGGTAATCTGTCCCTTGTTCGCGAGATCCTGAAGAAATCCAAAAATCATCTCTGCATACGCTGTGGCAATCATCGGATTACTGGTAATATATTGTGGGACTTGATTCTCTGTCCAAGCTTGCAAGCCCTTCTGTTCATAATAGGCTCTCTGCCAATCCCAGACCGGAGCTTCACTGTAACGAAAACGTTGACTTTCATTTGACGTCATTAAAATGGAAACCTGCTTTCTATCAATAATTTCATAAAATTCTCGGATGTTATAGATACTACTTATTTTCAATGCCAATCAATCTCTGTACATGCATTATATCATAGAACCCTGCCTACTCGATGAAGATCAGTTTCCCCTCTTAAACACGAAAAAAACCTGCTTTTGAGGGCAGGTCTGTGAGTCTTTTCATTAAGAAGACTATTAATATATTTTTAAAACAAGGATGGTAACATTAGTCCGAATACA of Paenibacillus sp. FSL R5-0517 contains these proteins:
- a CDS encoding tetratricopeptide repeat protein, with protein sequence MTSNESQRFRYSEAPVWDWQRAYYEQKGLQAWTENQVPQYITSNPMIATAYAEMIFGFLQDLANKGQITETVTILELGAGVGRLAHQILLKLLELKQFAGIQLPPFRYVMTDLVAENVLGWQEHPSMQSFIQQGIVDFARFDAVKDTELNLVVAGTVIRPGDLKQPLLLIANYFFDSIPQELIYIGSGEIYECDLLVQSPDRRHDLDPAEMLKNMTLSYEYRRAPEYSADNYPYKSLITLYKEELEDSHILFPAIGLSCLERLNKLSQSGYVLITADKGDHRLDNWKFAEPPEFVLHGSFSLTANYHAIQYVLEQQGAHTRFTTHHYKDLNVGCMLMVDEPISFVNTRLAYHRFVERFGPDDFFSMKQWVDSQIETMELKHILPFWRLGGYDAEFLIHSATHISSLLPDASDEEMLDIQSGIHTMWSSYYVMEQQGGLAFLAGQLLYEMYMYEDAKRFLEISLVADPSNHNPAVLYDLAVCCYELELEEETLSYTHQVLALEPQHEEAAALLQSFELI